TGACACCTACAATTCTCGTATGCAACTAAGACTCTGAAGTGTCCTATAAAcggtgatttaattttaaatgatgattttaattctgaataaaataaagtattctgCCTTTCTAAACCTCtatcttctatacttataataaagctcaatgtgtgtgtgtgtgtgtgtgtgtgagtgtgtgtgtgtgtgtgtgtgtgtgtgtgtgtgtgtgtgtgtgtgtgtgtgtgtgtgcgtgtgtgtgtgtgtgtgttggcgctctacaggtcaggtcatttgacataaagctaccaaatttggtacatgtataccttagaggtcgggaatgtgcacctagggtccctttttttgaaattttaattagaattttaattattaattaaaaactaactttcccgccaaaaaattcttccattttcaccaccgccaaatgagtaaggctttagttgttgttttttctcccaacagtaataaggctagggttaacattttacggcggattatttcaaacgattctgtttattttcttaatgttttatgcatttaaaattaaacattgttaattaatccatgtttcagattcattctgaagtacttttgaattaaaataacacagaataaaggaaattaaaaatgtataatctgcatagcgttaccccaactggcgtagaaaaattcacgcatttgcgttaccgtaaaaggcgaagaaaattcacgcatgcgcactgtgttctgattgttggcatggcaaccattatgaacggacgatttaaattacttctaggttagttgtatgcttttgtaagtaaattgtatttatgttagttatatattttttgtatatgcttatagttttaagtacatcgttttttaagtagttttttaaacctgttttcaatgatttaaattatttttaggttagttgcatgcttttgtaattatattgtatttatgttagttatatatttttttatatatgcttatagttttaagtacatcgttttttaagtagttttttaaacctgttttcgaccgattattttaaacgattcattttattttcttagtgtttgatgcatttaaaatgaaacattgttaatgaatcgatccgttcatgatgaatctgagaaaattttgttgacaaattcttgagatattacataaattaagaaagatattctttagtggccataaagtttaaaagctcagtgactctattatcagtaatcatattattaaaaaaatgctttgtttcagtaaaaaatattattatattaattgcagattaatcctttacactttaatttaaagcataaattctacgaggggtaacagaaaattagagagatacatatcacgttatgactgaaggcctttataatattatgagtgaattatatgactatcaaaatttgaagttttaaaatattttgctgaagaatctattaaagttggaattgcataaaatatttaattattaaaattttaacgaacataaagattggcgaaccggctggtcgccaaaggcggctagttaataataaagatgaatgtgtgtataaTGGCGCTCTACTGCCCAGATCGTTAAATCTACATATACCAACTCCGAACTATGGtgcgaattttttgaaattttgattagaaattaagtaaaaattaaactgaattttggtatttttttccacggaaactttcaaaaatattattacacaaaaataaatctcatgcctttttaaaatttaaaatattgtctttttaatgatacttattAAATAGTCAtgcaaatttcttacattttggcaatttttaaaaatatttttttgaatgacGAATTAGAAAAGGAAGTCACAGTATCGCGAAATTTCGAAGACAGATAATTGGTACGTTTACGTTTCCAATAATGTTATAAGCCCCATTAGAATGCTTCATATACATAATAGGTCATATGCAAGGCAATTAAAGTAACATGATTTGTATATCTTACAATTTGACGGAATGATGGACATGAAGTAATAACCAAACAATTTTACTGAAGAATATATCCAATACCTCAAGGGAATTAGCTTTTCATCAAAGGCgtctaaatgtaataaatgaaagCTCAAATTATccagaaataatacaaaaatacctTATTTCGGTGACTTCCTAATTTAAAGGACTTGCTCGGACTTGCAagctttatttaattcataaccccatattactattattacttaaaagataaaagacaaaaattgaaaatgtaacgTATTCTTAATACCTTATATAAAAGATGCAttctaaattatcaaaattatatattaaaaaagtaaatcaatataatcaaaataatcaatataatcaaaattatatatttgtcatACAACAATATACgtgcaatttctttctttatctctATGATTCAGTACACATCTCTTTCGTCAATATTCCTATTGCCTCAACCCCAGgcaaggaataaaagaaaaatcctgGCCTCTTAAATCAAGTCGTACAAGCGTCGAACACACCGAGGGTAGCATAAACAAGAGGGTCGTGGCGACAATTGACAACTTCCCGCCGACAATAGCCAGAGCTCCGATCGTAATTTTCGCCAAGAGAGCCCATAAACCGATCCACCCCATCTCATCCTGGATGCACGCTTGCCTAAGGAGAAAAGTGGTCCATTACATCTGTGCAtacatgaaaatagttttaacatcACTCAGAAATGGACCCTATATTTgttggaataataaaaattttgacctACTTCTCatgtattaaaagttttatgtCAACTTTCTTATATATCCGGAACCGAGAATGATAAATAATcgtgattaataaattaataattaattaattacctaTAATCATTGATCACATtagagaaaataatcaaaaactttAGTCTCGAGACTTAAACATTGTTATTATCGctgagaattaaagaaatatatttgaatctcCATATACTTCGCTTCATCCATATTATGGCCAGTTAAGAAAAGATCCATTagcttagtttaatttagttatatcaaagtcttgttttaaaacaacattagggctattCTGGAACGGACCTCTTAATTCTGAAccgcaatcagatgacgaggacaacacctgggTTGGCAGcctcccttctccaaacttccacaccacaccagtgggaggacatttgaccccaacggatttaatgtgccccagacccgcttacacgccGGTTCTTCaatgaaatcgggtctcgaacccgaagccttccggttctgaagccgaggcCTTGCCACCAGGTCACCCCTTCCCCTTTGACCTTTGTTTTACTAGAGACGATTATGAGAGTCCTGGAATTTGTCCTGGAGGTGCTTACCTTTGCTACGCCATAGTAAAGAACGCCTAGAGATGATCTACTTCAGAAAGAACAGTATATACGAGATATAATCTGTCTGATGTTGGTCATAAATGGCATATACAGAATGCATCTCGAAGTTTGGCAGGATCTCGGAAATGGACACAAaacaaaaatcacaaataaaaaaagttccgAGAAATTagagtaaattataatttaagtatgatTAAAATCCAATCttgctcaaaatatttctttcaaagccAAACTTGTTTAACGAAAAGGCTTTATTTTCTGgctaaaaaaaaagctattttctgctttttaataataaatggaaaggaaattagttctttttttcatgattatatgTATCTGTTTTAGATTTgttccttaattaaaaaaacagctggtttatataactttttatgcACAAAAAGTATGGGGCACATAATGTTAACAATATCCATTCATTCACTCAACTGTTCTATACGTGTTAACaatattcattcaaaagtacTGTGTTGTTCAACTACTCCAGAACCTTTCGCGTCACTATACCTCAGAACGGTTTATCTCTTCTGACCTGAAGAGCCGACTTCTCTTCATAATTTCATTACTTCCTCGCCCCCTTGGGGACGATGCACGTCAGGGGCGTGCAGAGAACGTTTTATGGACGAGCTCATTACCCCCATTTATCTGGAAATGAATTTCCACTTTTGCATCCCCTCCCCGGAAAATGAGTGCCCTCCTCCCCCGCCAAACGATGATCCTGTTACCCGATCGGGAGTCTTGAATAGGCGCTTTATTCAATCCTAACGGACGCCGGAATTGCCTAATTGTTTCTGGGTAAGGTTGCTTTTTGAGGACATTTATCCTGCGCGCTGCGAACTCCGATAGCATCTTTATGGCTAATGGAAAGGCTGGCGTCGACAAAACACGGTGAAATATGCATGGTAAATGGAATTAAACTGGCACTGGAGGACTATCCACTCTAGCACTTCACGTGCATTTTTCACAAGGAGAGGAAATTAGCATTATCTGTGGTGGCCACGTGTTTCTCCGAGAAAGGGCTTTTGGTGCCATCAGGCAGTCGCGACTCGTGGATTACTTTTTAATCATGAAATGCGTGTCGATGCGCTAAATGGTTTAACCCCGATGCGAAGAGAAAGATATCAATCGAGACTCAATGACTCGATACACTTTCACGGCTTATGTTgttataaaaggattttaaataaatttgtccaTTATCGCGTTGGATTATGGAGTTGTCAAAACTGCATTTTGTCtcattgaaaatgcatttaaacataTTGATAAGCGTTGCATCTAAATAGGGATTACAAATAGCTCTTTTGTTAAAGCGTTCAACTGTTACTTGAAACTTATAAGACAAAGCGATATGTAGTTGATGTCTTTTAAACATGAATACTTTCAATGTAGTTGCAACGGCAGATTACAATTGCGAAAATGATAAAGTTAGAATGGttccaattattttttcagaaaaaagaattgggtcatgataaataaatttgtttctccattaaaaatgttaaatgggcTCTGTTGATATTAGTAATGTTCCAGCTCAATCGTATAATATACGGGGTGGATGGAGGATTTAGAAGGATAGAATTCGCGTATTACTGGTagaaaaaaagatcaaatttttttttaatgcttcccAAGTGGTCCATTGGGGATTATACTTTAATCCCATAACGTTCTTCTATTTAATGGTTAAGTCGCCTGTTGCAATCATCCGATATTTTCTTTTGACACGATatcaataaacttaattttttaattgttatattttgaagGCGTTCTGTACCTAAATATGGTTTTGAGATTCCAACTCTTTGTGGTCATGTTACAAGTTTGATAACCTGAAGATCTCAGATATAGAATTCTTATGTATTTTAGCGCAACATTGACGAGGCGACTTATCTTAGACTAATTCAGTACAAAATCCAGGCCTACATACATGTTGTATTGGTTTGTACAATCTGATCTTGTAAATGAGACCTTGATGTATGAAGTTTCTCCAATAGGTTACAATAGGCCTCGGAGTTTTTTGGGAAGAGAAGAGGGGAAACTGACGACATAATCTCCATGCTCGAGTACAATTTTTAGGCAAGTGTGCGAGATTTTGAAACTCATGAGACGCCAGAGAAAAGTAGATTGTCAGTAAGTGCAGTTTGCTTTTTTGGTCTGAAGAATCAATACTTCAGAGTTGAGAATCAAgacaattattttactaaatcGAGCTAAACATTACAATGATTATGTAGAACCTCTTTGAAAAATCAGGTACTAGTTTTACCAGTCTTATTCAGTGTTGCAtgcttcattaaattatttgcttgaaTCCCTAAAATATAATGCCCATCATCgatagtttaatttttagattcagaTAAACAATAGAAGTTATCCGACTAGAAAACTCTTTTGGAAATTGTAGTCCTACTCTAGAGCCATGCCTTTTTGATCGTCACAGTAATGAAACGTCAGAACGAAACACCAGCCAAGATGTAACCTAATGTCAAAAGAATATCGATTCAacccaatttaaaatatttctttcaggaGAAGATCTAGCACAAAAAATTGAGAAGTTACTTACACAATCTTCAAACCCTATCGGCTTAAACAGCGTGAATGATCTCTACGAAACTTCCTCGCATGCTCTATAGTGGCATTCTTATACTCCTTCCTCACATAAAAATTGGACCTTGCATCAAGCCGTGAATGTCTTGCACAGCATTGACGAACGATAGTTCGATTCACGCCAAAGAGTTATATTTCCCAGCTCGAGAATATGGGTTTTGGACTCTTTTTTAACCAATCGATTGACACAAGACTAATTGcagtcagaaaataatttatcattaagtcattgcgtttacgaAATGTTGCTTTACTTTCAATAGAAAGCACAGGCAAACAAACTTCAGCCGCTCAATGCGTTTAGTTTGAATTTacctacattttagatgctaaattagagtaccaaaattttatctttgttcttTGCATTTTGAAGCACTCTAACAGCTAAAACTTCCCGTAGAAGGATTgcattcaaaattagaaatttatagatTGTCGCAAGTCCATACAACAAATTTCAACTcttaatttaagcaattttatttagcATAGTAATAACGCAAGAACATGGATTTCTCGAACTCcgagagatctaaaacgtggtgatAAAATCTCAATCCGAATGTGACTATAACAATTATAATGCTCGTATATGAAAAATAACGAAGATTCATTCGTTGCAATATAGAATTTGAAATGCCTATAATATCGCAATTAGTGGTCATTTTAGATTGAATACTTTCAAACTGCAATACCATATTAGGCGCTAAACAGCTTACTTTACGAAGAAAAGTAGAAATTGAAAGAATGGTTTTGTAATTTCAAGTTGTATGCTTACAACATGAAACTACAGGCAACTTTTACAGACATCCGAAGGTTACATATTACAAGTCAATTTCCTGTATATGTTGCACCTAATCTTACACCAATGGTGTATCTCGTATAAAGCACCTCCCCTTTAAGAGCTCGCAAGTTAGTATTTGGCAAGGATTTTAAGAGCAAATTGGTGCTTCGTCGAGCTTTTCTCCCTTCACAAGAAACATTCGGTACATTTGCAGGTTGAGGAAGATTTGAACTTTGCAACAATTTGATTACCTTATTAGATCTCGGGAAATAAAGGCACTGAAGACGAGATTATATTTAGGAAGagaatctttaatataaaaattaaaaacattgagcTTCAAGCTCCATTTAAAATCCAAGTTTTACATCTTGATACATTGATATAAGATTACAAGTCATTTTAATTCTGCTCAGCAGAATCGCGTTAAATATATCAGCAGTTAATAGTTACCAGAATTCAGGAGCTTGAAGTCATTAAAAACCTCTAGACTTTTGAGCTGTAGAGAATTCCACATAGTCAATGAACCCATCGAGATTCTTGTCATCCGTAGATAGGATAGGGTCAATCATCACAGCAAGTTCTTCATGCCCGAAGATTCTCGTGGTCCCTTCAACGGTGAGGTCTGGAACCATATCATTATGCTCCTCGACGTGCCAGTGGAGAAGAGATTTTACCAATTCGCAGCCATCCAGCTTGTCATTGTTGTCGCTGTCGTGCATCTTGAAATACAGAAACTGCAGCTCATCATCAGTCATTTGGTTTACATCTTGATCGGTCACACCATTCATATGATGTTCGATGTGATGTCGTTCGTCCAAGTGAGACTTAGAAGTAATTAAAGTCGGTTCATGATGAGAGTGATTTGCATCACACATAGCATAGCTGAAAAAGCACAGGGCCAAGATGGATACAATTTGAACACACATGATGAAGCAATACTTCtaagtaatgaattatttaaaaattggcgtTGAGTAAAGAGGCACTCGAAGATATGATTTCTTCGCTTGTCTTGAAGTTTTTATACCTGTGAGTAGTGCTGAATTACAAGTGACGTAGTgttttaataattgcaaaatatcagACAGAAAAATTAGGTAGTCATTATTAATGatgtgaaattatttcatatttatttatagcttacatgtatttgttttaatctttgaatatttttggtaATGGAAAATGCTAATTTGCATAAatctgaaacatttattatttcagaatgtCTGCCAATTTGGCATAGCGAGGTATGAACTCATATATAGAAACACTGGAAACAAAAGTAAGATTTTAATAACGATAAGGTTAAGTGGatattggtttattttattagattgaGATCTTTTTAGAAGCAGATTTAACTGTGTTTTGCCTTTGTCCAAATTTCTACACTGCActagttaaaaaaagtttgatcTGGTGAATTGAAGGGTGTGCCAGATTTGTGTTAACATCAGGTTTTTATCGCGGTTTGATCTCGGATCCATGTCTCTCTAGTCTTGAAGCTGAGATTTTCCCGCCAAATCTCGAAATTACAGCTAAAGTCTAGAGTGTTCCAATATATTCTATACTATAAAACTTTTCTATAAAACCAGAAAATccgagccggcgtcctggcataagggtagcgcgtcttcccagtgatctgggtgtcctgggttcgagtcctggtttgggcatggttgttcttccgttgttctatctgtgagatgtgtgaatgtgccctcctgtaaaaagggattgtgcaagcgattgagtaatgcgtgagtagcaaagtcgtactcttggccataGTTGGTGCTACTTAAAAAatacaagagacgctctcccatcggcttaaatcgctgtcttcgtaacagcgggtttgtccaaGGCAAGTgccaaaaaaaacaacaacagaaaatccGAAAacgaataagaaaatgaaacaattatttataaataacaagaaataaatttaattaaaatgttccgATATATTGtctttgttgaaaaaaatctttttcaactatttttaattgtaaattttgaagaattcagtGAAAGAAAACGCAATGAAAATATCCAGGATCGAATCAAATAGCATAGGTTTCTAATCCCTGGTACCAAAATGACGTATCAAGTTCACGCATcgtattacaaaatttttgatatttaagttcgaaaattaaagtaacaatttttttaaagataaaaaattatttggatatatattaatgaatcgCATGTATCCTTTCTATTTCTAAATGAATGGATTAATAATAAAGGCccaaaataaaatgaaggatCTAATTAGAAGTTTAAAACAAATTCGCAGGTCAAAGGATTTTTAGGATCTAATGGGTAACTATAATCAGCTACTCCACccgtccgaaggcacacggaaaattCTAAACGCCAGGATCACCAGGATCAATACTCGTGGGGAACCATGGATGAGTCCTAGGGGaaatcaccggtcacggtacaacccttccttcggaaagtacgtcccgtcatcgataggacgTAACCGActcccaccatttctgtactcacccggaaagcgagaaccaaccaccataccgaaagCCCTTCGCCCTCATTTCTGAGGTAGAATCAGTCCTAATGAATTGATATATTCCAAAGATCAGACTTCATTTCCTGTTCGGTAAATAAACTCTACTTTTATAAGGATTGTAAAAAGAACCATTTTTTGtccatgatttaaaattttaatcatgcaaaagTTGCTGAAAAGTTTAACTTCTGCTGCTGATTCCATATGAGATAATTTAAAGTTCTCAGATAGTTTAATTGAGTCACGAATATTTCGTAAACATTTGcttcttccaattttttaaatataaataatgaaatattaatataattgcaaTCTAGACTAATACATATCATAAAATGTATAATGACTAAAAcatgtttctttttcataatatcaATCAGTAACATCTTGTTCTcgagttttattctttttcttaaattatatttgtaatcgAAATTCAAACTGGAAATTATTTTCGATTGCATAAAGTGCTGTTAAGTGGGAAATGTTTAACAGGGAAAAGTGATCGCATTAGcgatttttttgagaattttaaattatccgGAGCgctgttaaaatgttaaaaaatcttttattttcttaatttttatttttaacaaagatgAATGTTTGAGTAtttctatgtgtgtgtgttgaaGCTATCAAACTTTGAACATATATTCTTTAGAGTGCgggaatgttttttaaattttaattaattaaattagcgaatttcgggatttttttttctctactactACCGAaagtattacagaaaaaaaatttgcttgaaattgttttaaaattcaagaaattatctttttaattatattaattttttggtataattttttttcaatttttaattaattttttctttaattttgtaggcatattttataacaatatacttttttgagactcaaatcttttttttattactgttactAATACTTCGCCTTGGGCTTTTTTCTCCATTGTTAATGATCACAACAtgaagattcggcttatttttccattttatattggttttatagttcagcaacggattgtaaaaccctccgcgtttttgcgcatgcgttaggatgggtttaattcttcaaaattaggGTGAAAgggaagatgaaaggagatgtttacatttacatcATTAGTATGTAATAAggaaaatccaaggtcaaagagAATACCGGAAAttcactcatcgttccgcgtctctctaccttaatgagatggaatcgtcgaaatgtggtcgtctcagaatccgttgacgaactatattataaaatataacttcaatAAAATGTTGCAGTACTTACATTAAGGCTcagcttcagaattaaataaCAGAGGAACACTTTAAAGTATagatattattactttttcgtgtacgtagtatagaaaaagtgtggtaatcgtcaaaaactcaACTCACGAACTCacgattttgacgaatttctaaattttagaccTCGTAgaattccaaaaacacatttttggaaattgttcGTCTATTTATGACAAAGATAAGTCAAAAACGCTTTGACTTAGACtgaagaaatttggtacacggaCTTTAtgacaaatttgcagatttctatcattttttgaGCAAAAACCActctgtctgttcggctgttccaACAtacgttaacacgataattacaaaacgaagtgagctagatagatgaaattcggtacacagatttaacatctataatgaaGACACTTGgcgaattttgagtcaaatctatgcacggattgactgtctgtttgtctgtactttcagaaaatgtGAACTCGATCATTCAAAGTTTCAATGACTTAATtacatcaaatttagtatgtgattctTAACtaataaatgtagttttgtgccaaattttgatttcaatcggttggaaaaagcTTGTCTAAAGCAGAAATTAGATTTCCTGCTACTATTAACCGCACACCAGGTATTAATCGTCAAATAGCTTGCCAAAGATGACGTtgcagattcattaaaaatgctaaattccctccaaatgtttatatttcgtaactattgtacgccaatgctatgcaaagcgttctttgggataacaccttgttagagagtatgcgggaaagttttttttggggggggggtgagagCAACTCCTGCTGCATATACATTGCTCCTCTTTCTTGTGATATTAATTGATATATGATTATTGTAGGGGTCTCACTCCTTGCCCTGGCCTGTATATCTTGTTACTTTTtgttaactctttaaagggccatttttttctagtcatattaaaatatttttaggcttgaaattagaataagaaaagggattcatttagcttattagataaatttaatttgattcattaattaatttggttcattaataattaagtat
The Argiope bruennichi chromosome 6, qqArgBrue1.1, whole genome shotgun sequence DNA segment above includes these coding regions:
- the LOC129972492 gene encoding multiple coagulation factor deficiency protein 2 homolog, yielding MCVQIVSILALCFFSYAMCDANHSHHEPTLITSKSHLDERHHIEHHMNGVTDQDVNQMTDDELQFLYFKMHDSDNNDKLDGCELVKSLLHWHVEEHNDMVPDLTVEGTTRIFGHEELAVMIDPILSTDDKNLDGFIDYVEFSTAQKSRGF